In one Dreissena polymorpha isolate Duluth1 chromosome 7, UMN_Dpol_1.0, whole genome shotgun sequence genomic region, the following are encoded:
- the LOC127839755 gene encoding microfibril-associated glycoprotein 4-like, with amino-acid sequence MISEEQEFGDAVYTSQCAVSTHCENLKLDVAPIIGRSILDDTRSLTETTCHTCCHGDLCNANCSASTQYRLKKDCKDLRNTNQASGVYAIQLEGSQEIIDVYCDMTTDGGGWTVFQRRVNGSVDFFQNFSSYENGFGNVHGEFWMGLKYIHWLTSTAQSELRIDLMAADRSTAYEVFPNFRLSASPNYTLHVDKGHGTAGDSRGFSFSNGRVFSTLDHEKSVDCSRYLYEAGWWYSTCAWAYLNGKYFLPGTIFQGGEIKGVFYHEFKEYEMLKETKMMFRRI; translated from the exons ATGATTAGTGAGGAGCAAGAGTTTGGTGACGCGGTGTACACATCTCAATGTGCAGTGTCGACG CATTGCGAAAACCTCAAGTTAGATGTTGCACCAATAATAGGCAGGTCAATATTGGATGATACCAGATCTCTTACGGAAACTACGTGTCACACATGTTGCCATGGAGATCTGTGCAACGCAAATTGCAGTGCAAGTACACAGT ATCGTttgaaaaaagattgcaaggATCTACGCAACACCAACCAGGCCAGTGGGGTGTACGCAATACAGTTAGAAGGAAGCCAGGAGATAATAGACGTTTACTGCGATATGACAACGGATGGCGGGGGATGGACG GTTTTTCAGAGGCGTGTCAACGGATCAGTGGATTTCTTCCAAAACTTTTCTTCCTATGAAAATGGCTTCGGAAACGTCCACGGAGAATTCTGGATGG GTTTAAAGTACATACATTGGTTGACCTCAACTGCACAATCTGAACTGCGTATCGACTTGATGGCGGCTGACAGATCTACGGCGTATGAGGTGTTTCCTAACTTCCGGTTGTCAGCATCACCCAACTACACGCTGCATGTCGACAAAGGGCATGGGACAGCGg ggGACAGTAGAGGATTCTCGTTTAGCAATGGCCGTGTGTTCTCCACCTTGGACCATGAGAAAAGTGTAGACTGCAGTAGGTACCTATATGAAGCAGGATGGTGGTATAGTACCTGTGCCTGGGCTTATCTGAATGGCAAATATTTCTTACCTGGAACCATTTTCCAAGGAGGAGAAATCAAAGGCGTTTTCTATCACGAATTTAAAGAATATGAAATGCTCAAAGAGACAAAAATGATGTTTAGAAGGATTTGA